The Clostridium septicum genome contains a region encoding:
- a CDS encoding DUF2812 domain-containing protein, which translates to MKKFKCFTNFIKEEKWLNEMANEGYRLKNVSFGYTFEKSKPENSIIKIDYRKFKTKDDFIDYCTLFEDSGWEHIVGTMYSGIQYFKKVNTSSSYEDIFSDNLSKAAVYKRLSLMWFNLAISYIVVFLPLLYAGYIDISALINPKNLYYTPSLWSMTGSDFWFHFLFETPFALGRGFLWIIFPVFIILYLIASFKSQRLYKASKLN; encoded by the coding sequence ATGAAAAAATTTAAGTGCTTTACTAATTTTATTAAGGAAGAAAAATGGTTAAATGAAATGGCTAATGAAGGCTATAGGCTAAAAAACGTATCATTTGGATATACATTCGAAAAATCTAAACCTGAAAATTCTATAATTAAAATTGATTATCGTAAATTTAAAACTAAAGATGATTTTATAGATTATTGTACACTATTTGAGGATAGTGGTTGGGAACACATAGTTGGTACAATGTATTCTGGAATTCAGTATTTCAAAAAAGTGAATACTTCTTCCTCATATGAAGATATTTTTTCAGATAACCTTTCAAAAGCCGCTGTTTATAAAAGATTATCTTTAATGTGGTTTAACCTTGCAATTTCTTATATTGTTGTTTTCTTACCTCTTTTATATGCTGGATATATAGACATTAGTGCGCTTATAAATCCTAAAAACTTATACTATACACCAAGTTTATGGAGTATGACAGGTTCAGATTTTTGGTTTCATTTCCTATTTGAAACTCCTTTTGCATTAGGCAGAGGATTTTTATGGATTATATTTCCTGTATTTATAATATTATATTTAATTGCTTCATTTAAATCTCAAAGATTATATAAAGCCTCTAAGTTAAATTAA
- a CDS encoding PadR family transcriptional regulator has product MNRDKNLPLTETTYYILLALLEPAHGYVIMQKVEKLSNEQVRLAPGTLYGAIENLLKLDFIKPIPNDDKRRKVYVITELGKEILKLDMERMTHIIEVTANLLK; this is encoded by the coding sequence ATGAATAGAGATAAAAATTTACCTTTAACTGAAACAACTTATTATATTTTATTAGCATTGTTAGAGCCAGCTCATGGTTATGTTATTATGCAAAAAGTAGAAAAATTAAGTAATGAACAAGTAAGATTAGCTCCTGGAACTCTTTATGGTGCTATAGAAAATTTATTGAAATTAGATTTTATAAAACCTATTCCTAATGATGATAAGCGTAGAAAGGTTTATGTAATTACAGAACTAGGAAAAGAAATACTAAAACTTGATATGGAAAGAATGACTCACATAATTGAAGTAACTGCTAATTTATTAAAATAG
- a CDS encoding DUF4184 family protein, whose protein sequence is MPFTLSHPAAVIFFKNKYFNLMGLILGSMAPDFIYFLLFSPSSGIGHTLSGFIILNLPLCLILNYLFFTYIQEIFILTLPNFISKNYIYLLNKKNKLTTLKEYLVFIYSCIIGMITHIFWDAFTHNTGFFVENIDFLKNEVLLLNYNIPVYKILQHSSTLIGLLIVILFFFKIKNKGSITTNKINKKKFIFYIFIVQALTLIISYFFSIHIEGNFPLGRFVVTVVNGLFLGYLFSGIIYNKLNTTYK, encoded by the coding sequence ATGCCATTTACATTATCACATCCCGCTGCTGTTATATTTTTTAAAAATAAATATTTTAATTTAATGGGGTTAATTCTAGGATCAATGGCACCCGATTTTATTTATTTTTTACTATTTAGTCCTAGTAGTGGTATAGGTCATACTTTATCTGGATTTATTATTTTAAACTTACCACTTTGTTTAATACTAAACTACTTATTTTTTACTTACATACAAGAAATTTTTATTTTAACTTTACCTAATTTTATATCAAAAAATTATATTTATCTTTTAAACAAAAAAAATAAATTAACTACTTTAAAAGAATATTTAGTATTTATATACTCATGTATAATTGGTATGATAACTCATATATTTTGGGATGCATTTACACATAACACAGGATTTTTTGTTGAGAATATAGATTTTCTAAAAAATGAAGTTTTATTATTAAATTACAATATTCCTGTATATAAAATACTTCAACATAGTAGTACTTTAATAGGATTATTAATAGTTATTCTTTTCTTTTTTAAGATTAAAAATAAAGGATCTATTACTACTAATAAAATAAATAAAAAGAAATTTATTTTCTATATTTTTATAGTACAAGCTTTAACTTTAATTATTAGTTATTTTTTTTCTATACATATTGAAGGTAATTTCCCCCTTGGAAGATTTGTTGTTACTGTTGTAAATGGATTATTTTTAGGATATTTATTTTCTGGAATAATTTACAACAAACTAAACACTACATATAAATGA
- a CDS encoding SMU1112c/YaeR family gloxylase I-like metalloprotein, whose amino-acid sequence MKFNKIHHVAIICSDYNKSKKFYVEKLGLEVIREVYREERKSYKLDLKLGNSQIELFSFPNPPKRQSYPEGCGLRHLALEVDNIEKAVEELNRNGVEVEPIRVDEFTGKKFTFFEDPDKLPLELYEY is encoded by the coding sequence ATGAAATTTAATAAAATACATCACGTAGCTATTATTTGTTCTGATTATAATAAATCAAAGAAATTTTATGTTGAAAAGCTTGGACTTGAAGTAATAAGAGAAGTATATAGAGAAGAAAGAAAATCATATAAATTAGATTTGAAATTAGGAAATAGTCAAATAGAGCTATTTTCATTTCCTAACCCTCCAAAGAGACAAAGTTATCCAGAGGGGTGTGGTCTAAGACATCTTGCCTTAGAAGTAGATAATATTGAAAAAGCAGTGGAAGAGCTAAATAGAAATGGAGTAGAGGTAGAACCTATTAGAGTAGATGAATTTACAGGTAAAAAGTTTACCTTTTTTGAAGATCCAGATAAACTTCCATTAGAGCTATATGAATATTAA